The segment GTAGATGGAGACGGATTACTTTATGTAGGTTTTGGATTCCTTATAACTATTATTCCTATATTAATTATAGGCTCTATTGCCCGTCTTTACTACAAGATTAATTATTTTACACTGATGGGATTAATAGCAGGTAGTAATACTGACCCTCCAGCACTAGCATATGCAAACTCTGTGGGATCGGGCGATGCTCCTTCTGTGGGATACTCAACAGTATATCCTCTAACAATGTTTTTAAGAATCCTTACAGGACAAATGATACTAATGTTTATGATGGCATAAAGCCTCACGACATGATTAAAAATTAAGGCTATCTGAGTTCAGGTAGCCTTAATTTTTTCTGCAAATAGACGATTAAAATTAGTTACGATCATACTGATTTTATAAGCTCCTTCTAATTATTAGTGTTTTGTATAATAATCCACTCTTATTTTTATTAGGGTTAAGACTCTACTTTATCAGGGTCAAAACAACAACATGTCGGTGTCATCGCATCGTCATGTCGGTGTCAAAACCTTCTCTTCTTTTTTTATTAATATTTATGCACTCTAACTCTTTATCCTATTGGATAAATATGCTTACATGCAAAGAAAAAAAGAGGCAGTTTAAACTGCCTCTTTCATACATTTATTTATTGAAATTTACTTTCATCTAAGTTTGGATCAAAAAGATTTTCACCTAGATGAGTTGTAGCGTCTGCTTGTTCGCGTTCTTTAATTGCATGTGTTTTTTTAGCATAAAATATAAATCGCAATGATTTATCGTAAGTAATATAGTTCCACATCCAATTGAGTAGTACTATAATTTTATTTCTGACTCCAAGGATAGACTTGAGGTGGACAACTAGCCACATTGCCCAAGCTGTCCAGCCACCTACATTACATTTACCTAAATCGGCAACTGCTTTTTTTCTACCTACAGTGGCCATAGACCCATAATCTTTATATTTAAAGGGTGTCAAACCCTTATTAGATTCTTTATGCTTTATATTTTCAGCTAAGTTCCGAGCCTGTTGAATAGCTACTTGTGCCAACTGAGGGTGCCCATTTGGATATTTAGAATCAGTCATTTGAATACACTGATCTCCAATACAAAATACATCTTGGAGACCTTTAACCGCATTGTATTCATTTACAATAATTCGCTTACCCCTTCCTAAATGATCTCCATCAATATATTTTATTGGGCTTGCAGAAACACCACTTACCCATATCAAAGAACGAGTAGATATAGATGAACCATCACTTAATTTTGCTGTATTATTTTCATATTCTTCCAAACGAGTATTCAACATGATATGAACCCCCATCTTTTGAAGATATTTTGCAGCATTTGCTGAGGATTTCTCAGACATACCACCCAATAGTCGGCTTGAGGCTTCTACTAGGTGTATATTCAACAAATCTGGAGACATATCGGGGTAATCTTTCGGAAAAACAAAACGCTTCATCTCAGAAAGAGCTCCCGCAATTTCTACTCCAGTTGCACCACCACCAACAATAACAATATTTAAAAGCTCATCTCTCTCTTCTTGAGTAGCACAAGTAAGTGCCCGTTCAAAGTTTGATAGTAGAGTACTACGCAATCCCAAAGCCTCTTGCATAGTTTTCATAGGAATGGCTTTTTCCTCAATACTTTTATTCCCAAAAAAGTTTGATACAGAACCAGCGGCTAAAATCAAATAATCATAGTGTAGTTTGCCAATAGAGGTCTGTAGTATTTTGCGCTCAGCATTTACTCCTCGTACTTCTGCCATTCTAAAATAGAAATCCTTCCTATTATGAAATAGCTTTCTAAAAGGGAACGAAATAGAACTTGGCTCTAAACCAGCACTTGCTACCTGATAAATTAAAGGTAAAAACTGGTGAAAGTTATTTTGGTCTATTAAGACTACTTGGAAGTCTGATTTTTTAAACCGATTGACTAGTTCCAAGCCAGCAAATCCCCCTCCAACAACAACAACTCTTTTCTTTAGGCTTCTAGGAATATTAACACTCATAACAATATAAATTATTATTCTACAATACTCTAACCTTTAAACAAACACAATAATAAATAGCCTTCAATTATAGCCCAAAACTATATGAACTCAGCAATTCATAAATAGAGCTTACTATACCAAATAATATTACACCAGCCATACATAACACAATGCTAACCTTTGTATATCCATCACTTTTAAATGTGGCAATAGGTTTATCATTGGGCATAATGAACATTGCTTTTACAATTAACAAGTAGTAATACAGTGATATAATGGTATTAACTAAAGCTATAAATACTAACACTTTGAATCCAGCTTCAAATGCAGCCATGAAAACAAAGAACTTACTAAAGAATCCTGCAAAAGGAGGGATTCCTCCTAAAGAGAATAGAGACAATGTCATAACAAAAACCAATTTAGGATTGGTCTGATACAGTCCATTGTAATCGCTTATATTTACTTTACCGCCTGATCGCTGTTCCACTATAGAGATAACACCAAAAATAGCAAGGTTAGCCACTAAGTATATTAATATATAATAGACCAAAGAGCTCATACCTATGGCACTTACAGATATAGCTGCCAACATAATATATCCAGCTTGGGAAATACTACTGAAAGCAAAGAAACGTTTAATATTATTTTGTCTAATAGCAAATAGGTTTGCAATTGTAATTGAAGCTACAATAATCCACCACATCATATCTTGCCAAACATCTACTAATGGAGCAAATGCTTTTATTAAGATAGTCATTAGCACAAAAGCAGCAGCAGCCTTGGATATAACAGATAGATAACCTGTTACATTGGTTGGAGCGCCTTCATATACATCTGCTGCCCATAAATGGAAGGGCACAAGAGAAATCTTAAAACCTAGACCTCCTACAACAAAAACCAATCCCATAATTTGCAAAGGAGTCATAGTGATTGATTGCAATAAGTCACTAAAATATAAGCTACCATTAGTGCCATAAATATAAGAAATACCAAATAGCATCAACCCTGAAGAAAATAGTGCCAACAAAATAAACTTAGCTCCAGCCTCAACAGATTCTATCTTGTATTTATTAAATGCCACCAAGCAAGACATCGGAATAGATGCCAACTCTAACCCAATAAAGAATAATAGGAAGTGACCCGCACTTACCATATAAGACATTCCTAAAAGAGTAAACAGAGTAATCACATAGAACTCACCTCTCCTTATTGAAGTATCTTCTCTTCTCAACCAGACATCTGATTGCAGAATTACAATCAGTGTACCGAAAGCTAAAATAGTCTTTACAATACTTACGATAGGTGAGCTTTCGTACATACCTCCACAAAGTGACAACTCAGCAGTAGGTAGGAAATTATATATTATATGCCCTGCCAAACCTAACGAGGTTATCAGGTGAAAGTACTTACGACCTTTATCTCCAGCAAAGAGATCAAATAATAGTAGAAAAACTATCAAAGCCAAAAGAGATAACTCTGGGCGCATGAGTAGTAATTGAGTATAGTCCATATCTTTTTCTATCTTTTATTTATTAATTTATTAACTGTACAAGAAAAGTAGATGCACTTTCACTAATAATATTGGAGAAGAAGAATGGAAAAGATCCTACTCCTACAATACAAATAATGAGTACAATTACACTTAATTTTTCATCCCAACTAGCATCTGTAAGAATAAGAAAAGATTTGTTTTCTACTTCTCCATAAATAGATCGGCCAATTAGGCGTAATATATATACAGCAGTAATTACAATAGAACTTGTAGCTAGAATAGTAAAGACTCTATGGAAAGTATCTGTATTTTCAAATGAACCCACAAAAATGGTCATTTCAGCTACAAATCCACTAAATCCAGGTAATCCTAAGTTTGCCAAACCTGCTATCACATAACAAACAGAAAGGAATGGCATGATTTTCATAAGTCCTCTTAACTCTCTGACATCTCGAGTATGAGTACGACCATAAATCATACCAATCAGGGCAAAAAATAATGCTGTGATTAATCCATGAGATAACATTTGAAGAACGGCTCCAGTAGCAGCTGTCTGTGTCATCATAAGAATAGCAAATAATACTAATCCACAATGCGATACTGAAGAGTAAGCATTGATATACTTCAAATCGGTTTGTACACAAGCAGAGAATGCTCCATAAACGACACTAATTCCTGTCAATATCAAGAATATCCATGATAGTTCTTGAGCAGCTTCGGGCATTAAATACATGGCTACACGGAAACATCCATATCCTCCTAGTTTCATCAATACCCCAGCATGAAGCATAGAGACAGCTGTTGGCGCCGAAGCATGACCATCAGGGCTCCATGTATGGAATGGGAATAAAGCACCTAGTACTCCAAAACCCAAGAACGTCATTGGGAAGAAAATTCTTTGCATTTCTATAGGGATATGAAGACCTCCTATTTCTAACAAGTTCATACTAGTAGCTCCTGCTCCAAAGTATATCCCTAAAATTCCAAAGAGCAAAAACGCAGATGCTCCCATCAACATCAGAGTTAGTTTCATAGCTGAATACTCTTTTTTTCCTGTACCCCATACGCCTATTAGCAAATACATAGGGATTAAAGCGATTTCATAAAACATAAACATTGTAAAGAGATCTATGCTAATAAAAAAGCCAAATACACCCATACTTAGTAAAGTGTACCATAAGAAGTATTCTTTGGTCTGTTCTTTCATCTTCCAAGAAGCAAACACTCCCGTAAAAACGATAACTGATGCAAGCAATAACATTACTACTGATATGCCATCGACCCCTACTGCATAGCAAATATTTAATGGTTTGTACCACTCTATACTCTGAGTAAACAACATTTGAGAAGTATCTCCCGCAGCCCTTGCTTGAAGATACATATATGTTAGTGTTACAGACATAGCAATAAGTAAAGATGAACCTACTACCATAACTGTATGTGTTTGTTTCATGTTCCTAGATATCCATAGGGCTAGTAACATGAGGAGTGGAATCAGAACAAATATTGACAAAAAATTCATATCTAATTATTTTTTCTTTTTCATTAATTATTTTAGGCAAGCCAAACTATTCCAAAATAGGTAAATAGTAAAGCTACAAAGATGACAATTGCACCCCATAAAAAAACAACAGCATAACTCTGTACATTGCCACTTTGCAATCCTCTTATTTTAAATGACACTTGATTAGTTATCCAAGCAAGAGAGTCAAAGAATGCATCTATGACATGCTTATCAAACCATGCAATGGGTTTAGAAATACATCCAAAAATTACCTTATGAGTGATAAATTGATAAACCTCATCAATATAAAAACGATGTGTTGCAGCTTTGTGTAATCCTTTAAATTGACGTTCCAATTGATTAGCAACTTTTCGATCGCTTTTTCTATACATAAATGTTGCTATAATAATAGCAATAACAGCTACTATCAAACTTGTTGTAGCAACTTGTGCGTCTATATGAATGATATAAGGAGTTCCATCACTACTGATATATTTACCAAAAGGAATAAAGCCAGCTATACAAGTAATAAGAGTTAGAATAATAAGAGGAATTGTCATAGACGAAGGTGATTCATGAGGTACATGAGCATGACCTTCTGCATCAGTTTTTGTTTCGTATGCTTTACCCCAGAATACGTTATAGTATAACCTGAACATATAGAAAGCTGTTAGACCTGCAACGAATGTCATCAAATATCCCATCAAAGGGCTAAACATAAAGGTTGCAGCCAGAATCTCATCTTTTGAGAAGAAACCACTAAATGGCCAGATACCTGCTATTGCTAAACAAGCAATAAGGAAAGTTATGTGAGTAATTGGCATATGCTTCCGTAAGCTTCCCATATCTTTCATTTCATTAGAATGTACAGCATGTATGATTGCTCCAGCGCCCAAGAATAAAGTAGCTTTAAACATGGCATGAGTAAACAGATGAAACATAGAAGCCATATAACCTAAACCTCCTGCATGAGGATCCATAGAAGTACAAACTCCTAAAGCAACTATCATAAATCCGATCTGAGAGATTGTAGAAAATGCAAGTACACGCTTAATATCAGTCTGAACACAAGCTATTACAGCTGCAAATAAAGCTGTAAAGGCTCCTACATATCCAGCAAAGTGCAAAACTTCGGGTGCAAAGCCAATGAATAGAGGAAATAGACGTGCAATTAAATAAACACCAGCAACTACCATTGTGGCGGCATGAATTAAAGCACTGACAGGTGTTGGACCTTCCATTGCATCGGGCAGCCAAATATGAAGAGGGAACATGGCACTCTTACCTGCACCACCAATTATCATCAGTCCCAATGCCAAAGGAATCATAGTTCCAGCAGCTGCAATTGCTTTCATATAAGGAGCAAAATCAAACGAGAAAGAGCCCACATAGAAACCATAAACTAAAATACCAATTAGAAAACCTAAGTCAGCAAAGCGAGTTACAATAAATGCTTTCTTCGCTGCTGCAATAGCTGAGGGCTTAGTATAATAAAACCCGATTAACAAATAACTTGACACTCCTACAAGTTCCCAGAAAAGGTACATCTGGAAAATATTTGTAGCAATTACTAGCCCCAACATAGACATTGTAAAAAGCGAAAGGAATGCATAATAACGTTGAAAGCCTTTTTCGCCTTTCATATATCCCATGGAGTATATATGAACCATAAGTGATACCGTAGTGATTACGACAAGCATCATTACAGATATTGGGTCCAACAAAACTCCCATATTAAAGGTTAGAGTATCTGTAAATGGAAGCCAAACAAAGTCAAATTGTATACCTTGACTTATTGTTCCACCAATGAAATAGCTGTAAGCAATGTAGTAAGCAAATAAGGTAGTTACTCCCAACATACATGAACCTATCAATCCCGAAACTTTAGGCTTAATTTTATTTCCTAAAAGTCCCAAGAAAACAAAAGTGAAAAGAGGCAAAATTAGCAGTGATAATGTTGAATACTTTTCCATATCAAATCTTAGTCTTTTAGTTTATTCAGATTTCCAACCTGAATATTATTTAAGTTTCGGTACACTGTAATAATAATAGCAATTGCTACAGCAGATTCTACAGCAGATAGCCCTATTGAAAAGATGGCAAAAAACATCCCTTCTAAGTTTTCTGGGTATAGAAATCGATTAAACACTGCAAAGTTTATATCTACAGCATTCAATATTAACTCAACTGATATTAGAATAGTCAGTAAGTTTCGACGAATAAAGAAACCAAAAATCCCCGCAAACAACATAAAAGCTGAAACGAGTAAATAATATTGCATCGGTACCATAACCTATATATCTTTTATCTTTTAAATACTTTATTAATTATCTCTTTCTAGCTATTACAATAGCACCAATTACACAAGCTAGCAATAGCACCCCCATTAATTCAAAAGGGATGAGATATTGAAATTTTTCTGTTCCCAACATGGTTTTACCTATCTGATTCATTCCCACTTCAACATCGTTGAACATCGCTTCTTTAAATACGTTTTTTAGAATCAAAAAGGCACATACTAGAAAAGAAACTACTGCAGTAATAGCACCAACCCAAAATTTAGACTTAGGTAATTTTTCTGCACGGTCGTTCATACCCTTACTAGATGTTAGGAGTATTGCAAAAACATATAAGACTGTTATTCCTCCTGCATAAACCATTAACTGAACAGCCCCAAGAAAAGAGTAGTTAAGCTGGAAGTAGATTCCCGCAGTTCCAAGCAAAACAAAAAGCAGATAGGTTGCCGAACGCAAAATACGACTTGTTGTTACAGTTAATACTGAGAAAACAACAATAATCAATGCCAAAACAGCAAATACTACAGCTTCGAATGTAATATTCATAATGAATGTATTTTATATTACTATATTTTATTTTGTATTAAGTTGATATCCTCTCTACAATTCAATTCTTTTTATTCAGCTTCAACTCTAATACTGTTTTATCGAACACAGCATGTTCAAATTTGTTATTAAAGCGAATAGCCTTGGTAGGACACACATCTACACATAAATTGCAATACATGCATGAACCTAGGTTGTATTTATAATCTACAAGTTTCTTTTTCTTCTTTCCTGTTTCCTCATCAACAACCATTTCTGATATTACCTCAATTGTTCCATTAGGACAAGCATTCTGGCATAACCCACAAGCAATGCACTTATTATTACCATCTTCATCGTGAGGCATCTCTAATGTTCCACGAAATCTTTCGGGAATAACTAAGGTTTCTCTATTTTCAGGATAACATTGTGTTACTTTAGGAGTAAAGAACTCTTTCAATGTAACCCTCATTCCTGTTGTGAGAGAGCTTATAGCTGATATAATTTTCTGTATATATGATTTTTTATTTCCCATTTCTCTATTCATTATTTTATCAGTTTACGATTAAAAATGCCAGCCAAAAGTTACACAGAGAGCCATTACTAATAGGTTTACTAAACCTATCGGCACTAAATATTTCCACTCAAGTTGTAATATTTGATCAACACGTAAACGTGGGAAAGTCCATTTTATCCACATCAATACCCACACTAAAAAGAAAGTCTTACCAAAGAACCAGATAAAACCAGGAATGACATCCATTATGGCATTAAAGCCGTTTAAACCAGATACATGGAAAGGCATCCAGCCACCTAAGAATACAGTAGCAGCAAAACCAGATACGATAAAAAGGTTGACAAATTCTGCAACATAAAATAATCCAAAGTGCATACCTGAATATTCAGTATGGAAACCCGCTGTTAATTCAGACTCAGCTTCAGGTAAATCGAATGGACCACGGTTTACTTCTGCGTTTGCAGCAATAAGATATATCACAAAAGCGATTAAAGCAGGCAGATGTCCTTTGAACAAAAACCAGCCATTTGCTTGTTGTGCTACAATTTCACTTATTTGCATTGTACCAGTCAATGCAACTATAGTCAATGCAGACAGACCTATAGACAACTCATAGCTAATCATCTGAGCCCCACTCCTCATCGCTGCAATTAATGAAAATTTATTATTACTTCCCCAACCAGCTAAAAGAATACCTATGACCCCTATTGAGGATACAGCTAAGAAGAAGAATACCCCAATATTAAAGTCTAAAATTTCCAAACCTTGGCTGATAGGTAAGCAAGCAAAAGCAAGGACAGAACCTACTACCACTATATAGGGAGCTAAATTGTATAAAAACTTATCGGAGTGCTTTATAATAATAATCTCCTTTGTTAACATTTTCAATACATCGGCAAAAAGTTGGAATATACCCCATGGACCTACACGATTAGGTCCAAATCTGCATTGAAAAAAGGCACATACTTTACGCTCCATATAAATCATTATTATAGCTATAATAGCATATAAAGCTAAAATACATACACCCACTAAAACACATTCTACAAATAGCGCTAATCCTTGAGATAAAAACCCAGAGAGCCAATCGTGAATACTACTTGTAATAATTCCAAAATCAAACATAAATATTCTTGTTTGTATATTTTTAATTAATATCAGATTGTTATCTATCTATATCAGGCACAACATAATCGAGTGTACCCCCAATAGCAATCAAGTCGGCAATCTTAGCACCTCTCGCTATTGTATCTACACAAGCAACAAGCGGTAACCCTGTACTTCTAAACTTCATTCTATATGGATTTTTATCACCCTTGCTCTCAATAAAGACACCAAACTCACCTCTACTAGCCTCAACAGAAGCATAGTAACTACCTTCAGGTATTCTGATGATGGGTTTTGTTTTTTCTCGTGTAGTTCCCTCTGGTATATTATCGATCAAAGCAGCAATAATTCGCATACTTTCTTCAATCTCTTCCATGCGGACTAAATACCTTGCATAAGAATCTCCTTCTGGTCGAACAACTTCCTTAAAATCAACTTGATCATAAACACCATAAGGAATACGTTTACGAACATCACAAGCCCAATTTGAAGCTCTACCCACAGGACCAGTTGCACCAAAAGAAATAGCATCTTCATGGGTAAGCACTCCCACGCCAATCATTCGATTGCGAGCAATAACATTATCAGTGAAAACTTTTTTATATTCTACTAATACTTTAGGAAGATACTCAAGAAGTTCTTTTACTTTACGCACAAAATCTGGATGAATATCGTTTTCAACACCTCCAATGATATTATAATGTAGTATTAATCTACCACCTGTAGTTTCTTCTAGGATAT is part of the Bacteroides coprosuis DSM 18011 genome and harbors:
- a CDS encoding 4Fe-4S ferredoxin iron-sulfur binding domain-containing protein (COGs: COG1143 Formate hydrogenlyase subunit 6/NADH:ubiquinone oxidoreductase 23 kD subunit (chain I)~InterPro IPR001450~KEGG: bvu:BVU_1755 NADH dehydrogenase I chain I~PFAM: 4Fe-4S binding domain~SPTR: NADH-quinone oxidoreductase subunit I;~IMG reference gene:2504108169~PFAM: 4Fe-4S binding domain~TIGRFAM: NADH-quinone oxidoreductase, chain I), encoding MNREMGNKKSYIQKIISAISSLTTGMRVTLKEFFTPKVTQCYPENRETLVIPERFRGTLEMPHDEDGNNKCIACGLCQNACPNGTIEVISEMVVDEETGKKKKKLVDYKYNLGSCMYCNLCVDVCPTKAIRFNNKFEHAVFDKTVLELKLNKKN
- a CDS encoding NADH dehydrogenase (quinone) (COGs: COG1005 NADH:ubiquinone oxidoreductase subunit 1 (chain H)~InterPro IPR001694~KEGG: bfs:BF0789 putative NADH dehydrogenase subunit H~PFAM: NADH:ubiquinone oxidoreductase, subunit 1/F420H2 oxidoreductase subunit H~PRIAM: NADH dehydrogenase (quinone)~SPTR: Putative uncharacterized protein;~IMG reference gene:2504108170~PFAM: NADH dehydrogenase) — encoded protein: MFDFGIITSSIHDWLSGFLSQGLALFVECVLVGVCILALYAIIAIIMIYMERKVCAFFQCRFGPNRVGPWGIFQLFADVLKMLTKEIIIIKHSDKFLYNLAPYIVVVGSVLAFACLPISQGLEILDFNIGVFFFLAVSSIGVIGILLAGWGSNNKFSLIAAMRSGAQMISYELSIGLSALTIVALTGTMQISEIVAQQANGWFLFKGHLPALIAFVIYLIAANAEVNRGPFDLPEAESELTAGFHTEYSGMHFGLFYVAEFVNLFIVSGFAATVFLGGWMPFHVSGLNGFNAIMDVIPGFIWFFGKTFFLVWVLMWIKWTFPRLRVDQILQLEWKYLVPIGLVNLLVMALCVTFGWHF